A DNA window from Streptomyces bacillaris contains the following coding sequences:
- the fusA gene encoding elongation factor G: MATTSLDLAKVRNIGIMAHIDAGKTTTTERILFYTGVSYKIGEVHDGAATMDWMEQEQERGITITSAATTCHWPLNNVDHTINIIDTPGHVDFTVEVERSLRVLDGAVTVFDGVAGVEPQSETVWRQADRYGVPRICFVNKLDRTGADFLRCVNMIVDRLGATPIVMQLPIGAEADFTGVVDLVSMKAFVYPEEAAKGEMYNIVEIPDNLKESAAEWRGKLLEAVAENDDAMMELYLEGNEPSQEQLHEAIRRITLASKGGADSVTVTPVFCGTAFKNKGVQPLLDAVVRYLPSPLDVEAIEGHDVKDPEVVVKRKPSDDEPFSGLAFKIASDPHLGKLTFVRIYSGRLEAGTAVLNSVKGKKERIGKIYRMHANKREEIQSVGAGDIIAVMGLKQTTTGETLCDDKNPVILESMDFPAPVIQVAIEPKSKGDQEKLGVAIQRLSEEDPSFQVHSDEETGQTIIGGMGELHLEVLVDRMKREFRVEANVGKPQVAYRETIRKAVERIDYTHKKQTGGTGQFAKVQIAIEPIEGGDASYEFVNKVTGGRIPREYIPSVDAGAQEAMQFGILAGYEMVGVRVTLLDGGFHEVDSSELAFKIAGSQAFKEGARKASPVLLEPMMAVEVTTPEDYMGDVIGDLNSRRGQIQAMEERSGARVVKGLVPLSEMFGYVGDLRSKTSGRASYSMQFDSYAEVPRNVAEEIIAKAKGE; encoded by the coding sequence ATGGCCACCACTTCGCTTGACCTGGCCAAGGTCCGCAACATCGGGATCATGGCCCACATCGACGCGGGCAAGACGACCACCACTGAGCGGATCCTCTTCTACACCGGTGTGAGCTACAAGATCGGTGAAGTCCACGACGGCGCTGCCACGATGGACTGGATGGAGCAGGAGCAGGAGCGCGGCATCACGATCACGTCCGCCGCGACGACCTGTCACTGGCCGCTCAACAATGTTGACCACACCATCAACATCATCGACACCCCGGGTCACGTCGACTTCACCGTCGAGGTGGAGCGTTCGCTCCGTGTCCTCGACGGCGCCGTCACCGTGTTCGACGGTGTGGCGGGCGTCGAGCCGCAGTCCGAGACCGTGTGGCGTCAGGCGGACCGCTACGGCGTTCCGCGTATCTGCTTCGTCAACAAGCTCGACCGCACCGGCGCCGACTTCCTGCGCTGCGTCAACATGATCGTGGACCGCCTCGGCGCGACCCCGATCGTCATGCAGCTCCCCATCGGCGCCGAAGCGGACTTCACGGGCGTCGTCGACCTCGTGTCGATGAAGGCCTTCGTGTACCCCGAAGAGGCCGCCAAGGGCGAGATGTACAACATCGTCGAGATCCCGGACAACCTCAAGGAGTCGGCCGCCGAGTGGCGCGGCAAGCTCCTGGAGGCCGTGGCCGAGAACGACGACGCCATGATGGAGCTGTACCTGGAGGGCAACGAGCCCAGCCAGGAGCAGCTGCACGAGGCGATCCGCCGCATCACCCTGGCGTCGAAGGGTGGCGCCGACTCCGTCACCGTCACCCCCGTGTTCTGTGGCACCGCGTTCAAGAACAAGGGCGTCCAGCCCCTGCTCGACGCGGTCGTGCGCTACCTGCCCTCCCCCCTGGACGTCGAGGCCATCGAGGGCCACGACGTCAAGGACCCCGAGGTCGTCGTCAAGCGCAAGCCCTCGGACGACGAGCCGTTCTCCGGCCTGGCGTTCAAGATCGCGAGCGACCCGCACCTCGGCAAGCTCACCTTCGTCCGGATCTACTCCGGTCGCCTGGAGGCCGGCACCGCGGTGCTGAACTCCGTCAAGGGCAAGAAGGAGCGCATCGGCAAGATCTACCGCATGCACGCGAACAAGCGTGAGGAGATCCAGTCGGTGGGCGCGGGCGACATCATCGCCGTCATGGGCCTGAAGCAGACCACCACCGGTGAGACGCTGTGCGACGACAAGAACCCGGTCATCCTGGAGTCCATGGACTTCCCGGCGCCGGTCATCCAGGTCGCCATCGAGCCCAAGTCCAAGGGTGACCAGGAGAAGCTGGGTGTCGCCATCCAGCGTCTCTCGGAGGAGGACCCCTCCTTCCAGGTGCACTCCGACGAGGAGACCGGCCAGACCATCATCGGTGGTATGGGCGAGCTTCACCTCGAGGTGCTCGTCGACCGCATGAAGCGCGAGTTCCGCGTTGAGGCGAACGTCGGCAAGCCCCAGGTCGCGTACCGCGAGACGATCCGCAAGGCCGTCGAGCGCATCGACTACACGCACAAGAAGCAGACCGGTGGTACCGGTCAGTTCGCGAAGGTGCAGATCGCCATCGAGCCCATCGAGGGCGGCGACGCATCCTACGAGTTCGTCAACAAGGTCACCGGTGGCCGCATCCCCCGTGAGTACATTCCCTCGGTGGACGCGGGTGCCCAGGAAGCCATGCAGTTCGGCATCCTGGCCGGTTACGAGATGGTCGGCGTCCGCGTCACCCTTCTCGACGGTGGTTTCCACGAGGTCGACTCGTCCGAGCTCGCCTTCAAGATCGCCGGTTCGCAGGCGTTCAAGGAGGGTGCCCGCAAGGCCTCTCCCGTGCTCCTCGAGCCGATGATGGCCGTCGAGGTCACCACGCCCGAGGACTACATGGGCGATGTCATCGGCGACCTCAACTCCCGCCGTGGCCAGATCCAGGCCATGGAGGAGCGCAGCGGCGCTCGCGTCGTGAAGGGCCTCGTGCCCCTCTCGGAGATGTTCGGCTACGTCGGAGACCTCCGCAGCAAGACCTCGGGTCGCGCAAGCTACTCGATGCAGTTCGACTCCTACGCCGAGGTTCCGCGGAACGTCGCCGAGGAGATCATCGCGAAGGCCAAGGGCGAGTAA
- the rpsG gene encoding 30S ribosomal protein S7 codes for MPRKGPAPKRPVIIDPVYSSPLVTSLINKILLDGKRSTAERIVYGAMEGLREKTGNDPVITLKRALENVKPSLEVKSRRVGGATYQVPIEVKPGRASTLALRWLVGYSRARREKTMTERLMNELLDASNGLGASVKKREDTHKMAESNKAFAHYRW; via the coding sequence ATGCCTCGTAAGGGCCCCGCCCCGAAGCGCCCGGTCATCATCGACCCGGTCTACAGCTCTCCTCTTGTCACGTCGCTGATCAACAAGATCCTCCTCGACGGCAAGCGTTCCACCGCCGAGCGGATCGTCTACGGCGCCATGGAAGGCCTCCGCGAGAAGACCGGCAACGACCCGGTCATCACGCTGAAGCGCGCGCTGGAGAACGTCAAGCCCTCGCTCGAGGTCAAGTCCCGCCGTGTCGGTGGCGCCACCTACCAGGTGCCGATCGAGGTCAAGCCCGGTCGCGCCTCCACCCTGGCTCTGCGCTGGCTCGTCGGTTACTCCCGCGCCCGTCGCGAGAAGACCATGACCGAGCGCCTCATGAACGAACTGCTCGACGCCTCCAACGGCCTCGGCGCTTCGGTCAAGAAGCGTGAGGACACCCACAAGATGGCCGAGTCCAACAAGGCCTTCGCGCACTACCGCTGGTAG
- the tuf gene encoding elongation factor Tu: MAKAKFERTKPHVNIGTIGHIDHGKTTLTAAITKVLHDAYPDLNEASAFDQIDKAPEERQRGITISIAHVEYQTESRHYAHVDCPGHADYIKNMITGAAQMDGAILVVAATDGPMPQTKEHVLLARQVGVPYIVVALNKADMVDDEEILELVELEVRELLSEYEFPGDDVPVVKVSALKALEGDKEWGQSVLNLMAAVDESIPQPERDVEKPFLMPIEDVFTITGRGTVVTGRIERGVLKVNETVDIVGIKTEKTTTTVTGIEMFRKLLDEGQAGENVGLLLRGIKREDVERGQVIIKPGSVTPHTEFQAQSYILSKDEGGRHTPFFNNYRPQFYFRTTDVTGVVTLPEGTEMVMPGDNTLMDVALIQPVAMEEGLKFAIREGGRTVGAGQVTKIIK; encoded by the coding sequence GTGGCGAAGGCAAAGTTCGAGCGGACTAAGCCCCACGTCAACATCGGCACCATCGGTCACATCGACCACGGTAAGACGACCCTCACGGCCGCCATTACCAAGGTGCTGCACGACGCGTACCCGGACCTGAACGAGGCCTCGGCCTTCGACCAGATCGACAAGGCTCCCGAGGAGCGCCAGCGCGGTATCACCATCTCCATCGCGCACGTCGAGTACCAGACGGAGTCGCGTCACTACGCGCACGTCGACTGCCCGGGTCACGCGGACTACATCAAGAACATGATCACCGGTGCCGCGCAGATGGACGGCGCCATCCTCGTGGTCGCCGCCACCGACGGCCCGATGCCGCAGACCAAGGAGCACGTGCTCCTGGCCCGCCAGGTCGGCGTTCCGTACATCGTCGTCGCCCTGAACAAGGCCGACATGGTGGACGACGAGGAGATCCTGGAGCTCGTCGAGCTCGAGGTCCGTGAGCTCCTCTCCGAGTACGAGTTCCCGGGCGACGACGTTCCCGTCGTCAAGGTCTCGGCGCTCAAGGCCCTCGAGGGCGACAAGGAGTGGGGCCAGTCGGTCCTGAACCTGATGGCCGCCGTGGACGAGTCCATCCCGCAGCCCGAGCGTGACGTCGAGAAGCCGTTCCTCATGCCGATCGAGGACGTCTTCACGATCACCGGTCGCGGTACGGTCGTCACCGGCCGCATCGAGCGTGGTGTCCTCAAGGTCAACGAGACCGTCGACATCGTCGGTATCAAGACCGAGAAGACCACCACCACGGTCACCGGCATCGAGATGTTCCGCAAGCTGCTCGACGAGGGCCAGGCCGGTGAGAACGTCGGTCTGCTCCTCCGTGGCATCAAGCGCGAGGACGTCGAGCGCGGCCAGGTCATCATCAAGCCGGGTTCGGTCACGCCGCACACCGAGTTCCAGGCGCAGTCCTACATCCTGTCGAAGGACGAGGGTGGCCGTCACACCCCGTTCTTCAACAACTACCGCCCGCAGTTCTACTTCCGTACCACGGACGTGACGGGCGTTGTGACCCTTCCCGAGGGCACCGAGATGGTCATGCCGGGTGACAACACCCTCATGGACGTCGCGCTGATCCAGCCGGTCGCCATGGAAGAGGGCCTGAAGTTCGCCATCCGTGAGGGTGGCCGGACCGTGGGCGCCGGCCAGGTCACCAAGATCATCAAGTAG
- the rpsL gene encoding 30S ribosomal protein S12 encodes MPTIQQLVRKGRQDKVEKNKTPALEGSPQRRGVCTRVFTTTPKKPNSALRKVARVRLTSGIEVTAYIPGEGHNLQEHSIVLVRGGRVKDLPGVRYKIIRGSLDTQGVKNRKQARSRYGAKKEK; translated from the coding sequence GTGCCTACGATCCAGCAGCTGGTCCGGAAGGGCCGGCAGGACAAGGTCGAGAAGAACAAGACGCCCGCGCTCGAGGGTTCGCCCCAGCGTCGCGGTGTCTGCACGCGTGTGTTCACGACCACCCCGAAGAAGCCGAACTCGGCCCTCCGTAAGGTCGCGCGTGTGCGTCTGACCTCCGGTATCGAGGTCACGGCCTACATCCCGGGTGAGGGACACAACCTGCAGGAGCACTCCATCGTGCTCGTGCGTGGTGGCCGTGTGAAGGACCTGCCGGGTGTTCGTTACAAGATCATCCGCGGTTCGCTCGACACCCAGGGTGTCAAGAACCGCAAGCAGGCCCGCAGCCGCTACGGCGCCAAGAAGGAGAAGTAA
- a CDS encoding S1 family peptidase produces the protein MRIARLVPAALAAAATVLALLTPTATAAPQPPLTDAPPPTTQIIGGGYAQNAPWAARLFSNGRETCSATIIAPTWILTARHCVTGGGLSFRIGSLDQHSGGVVANGVQTYNHSADISLVRLDRSVQTTYSRLGQPGTVRVGQNVQVWGWGATSQCGSEANCQSRYLKVANVTVTGGCGDAYGGSAICARRGNGITAGGDSGGPMTLNGVQVGVASTSDRQTTTAYTNVTAYRSWIQSIAGV, from the coding sequence ATGCGAATAGCAAGGCTAGTTCCCGCTGCCCTCGCCGCCGCGGCCACCGTCCTCGCTCTTCTCACCCCCACCGCCACCGCCGCCCCCCAGCCCCCGCTCACGGACGCCCCGCCGCCCACCACACAGATCATCGGCGGCGGATACGCGCAGAACGCGCCGTGGGCCGCGCGGCTCTTCTCCAACGGCAGAGAGACCTGTTCGGCGACGATCATCGCGCCGACCTGGATCCTCACCGCCCGGCACTGCGTCACCGGCGGCGGGCTGTCGTTCCGCATCGGCAGCCTCGACCAGCACAGCGGCGGCGTGGTGGCCAACGGCGTCCAGACGTACAACCACAGCGCGGACATCTCGCTGGTCCGCCTGGACCGCTCCGTGCAGACCACCTACTCCCGCCTCGGGCAGCCCGGCACGGTGAGGGTCGGCCAGAACGTCCAGGTCTGGGGCTGGGGCGCCACCTCGCAGTGCGGCTCGGAGGCCAACTGCCAGTCGCGCTACCTGAAGGTCGCCAACGTGACGGTGACGGGCGGCTGCGGTGACGCGTACGGCGGCTCGGCGATCTGCGCCCGCCGCGGCAACGGCATCACGGCCGGCGGTGACTCCGGCGGCCCGATGACGCTGAACGGCGTCCAGGTCGGTGTGGCCTCCACCAGCGACCGCCAGACCACGACGGCGTACACGAACGTCACGGCGTACCGCTCCTGGATCCAGTCCATCGCGGGCGTCTGA
- a CDS encoding PIG-L family deacetylase, with protein sequence MPRRTLLLTATATAATAAAGCAVPAPRRRGPVADPAPGLAIASTRRAQIMQLLAHPDDDLYFMNPDTRQSLDAGTPLVCVYLTAGEADGVNKIPGAPRPAADRTAYSSSRHQGLRQAYAVLLGLDRFTPWERSVLALHGGHRAEVNVLSDGVRRVELVFLNTAMHTGRGRLGLPSLWRDRRLVLRTVVADNSPLERAGSYTYDGLVDVLVGLLERYQPTLVHTLDPDPDLQFSSESERRRDSEQRGYSDHADHTAAACFSWAALIRWVARATAAGEPVPGFTVSAFRGYYNRHWPKNLPPKVLERKAAHLVPYGGSPDWECGNPAGCGDYNVGGDRPLTNRKGWVRSTHHRYPGPRTAVVSGADGRLTAYGVLGLRAVRWRESAPGSGVWEAPDDLGGGPLAPVLGSAVTADGRHLLFGLRFAALGGHGSDNEREIVVLEQRSPGGPFRAWEGLGNPAAGSDHGRRIGIPVAVTAPDGRVHLFVRNAEKGVSTRIRQAGNGSWGAWRDLGGGEVQDGLSAMVDTAGRVHVYAAGHHSVHHWTQDAPDTDVTARTQLTEAPVPAHAPAAIPAPDGSVDLYYRAAAAAALTALTSGNTPAPRFEGYGPVAAAATPRGPVLLGRTAEGTLRLRTAGATAVRSQGPVALDGAALHLGADGAPAVVGFGPDAAPWIWRPGTAT encoded by the coding sequence ATGCCCCGGCGCACGCTCCTGCTGACCGCCACGGCGACCGCCGCGACCGCCGCCGCCGGCTGTGCCGTACCGGCTCCGCGGCGCCGGGGCCCGGTGGCGGATCCGGCGCCCGGGCTGGCCATAGCGAGCACCCGACGGGCGCAGATCATGCAGCTACTGGCCCACCCCGACGACGACCTCTACTTCATGAACCCGGACACCCGGCAGTCCCTGGACGCCGGGACCCCGCTGGTCTGCGTCTATCTCACGGCGGGCGAGGCGGACGGCGTCAACAAGATCCCCGGGGCGCCCCGCCCGGCCGCCGACAGGACCGCGTACTCCTCCTCCCGCCACCAGGGGCTGCGCCAGGCGTACGCCGTCCTGCTGGGCCTGGACCGCTTCACGCCCTGGGAGCGCTCCGTCCTCGCCCTGCACGGCGGCCACCGGGCCGAGGTGAACGTGCTGAGCGACGGGGTGCGCCGGGTGGAGCTGGTCTTCCTCAACACCGCGATGCACACCGGGCGGGGGCGGCTCGGGCTGCCGAGCCTCTGGCGGGACCGGCGGCTCGTGCTGCGTACGGTGGTGGCCGACAACTCCCCGCTGGAGCGGGCGGGTTCGTACACGTACGACGGTCTCGTCGACGTCCTCGTGGGGCTGCTGGAGCGGTACCAACCCACCCTGGTGCACACCCTGGACCCCGACCCGGACCTCCAGTTCAGCAGCGAGTCCGAGCGCCGCCGGGACAGTGAGCAGCGCGGCTACTCCGACCATGCCGACCACACCGCGGCGGCCTGCTTCTCCTGGGCGGCGTTGATCCGCTGGGTGGCACGGGCGACGGCGGCGGGCGAGCCGGTGCCCGGGTTCACGGTCTCCGCCTTCCGGGGCTACTACAACCGGCACTGGCCGAAGAACCTCCCTCCGAAGGTGCTGGAGCGCAAGGCCGCGCACCTCGTCCCGTACGGCGGCTCGCCCGACTGGGAGTGCGGCAACCCGGCCGGCTGCGGCGACTACAACGTGGGCGGCGACCGCCCCCTGACCAACCGGAAAGGCTGGGTCCGCTCCACCCACCACCGCTACCCGGGCCCCCGCACGGCCGTGGTCTCCGGCGCGGACGGCCGGCTCACCGCGTACGGGGTGCTCGGACTGCGCGCGGTGCGGTGGCGCGAGAGCGCGCCCGGCAGCGGGGTGTGGGAGGCGCCGGACGACCTCGGCGGCGGCCCGCTCGCCCCGGTGCTGGGCTCGGCGGTGACGGCGGACGGGCGCCATCTGCTGTTCGGGCTGCGGTTCGCGGCGCTCGGCGGGCACGGCTCGGACAACGAGCGCGAGATCGTGGTGCTGGAGCAGCGTTCGCCGGGCGGCCCCTTCCGCGCCTGGGAGGGGCTCGGCAACCCGGCGGCGGGCAGCGACCACGGCCGCCGGATCGGGATACCGGTCGCCGTCACCGCCCCGGACGGCCGTGTCCACCTCTTCGTACGGAACGCGGAGAAGGGGGTGAGCACCCGTATCCGCCAAGCGGGGAACGGCAGTTGGGGCGCGTGGCGCGATCTGGGCGGTGGCGAGGTGCAGGACGGGCTGAGCGCGATGGTGGACACGGCGGGGCGCGTCCATGTCTACGCGGCCGGGCACCACAGCGTGCACCACTGGACCCAGGACGCCCCGGACACGGACGTCACCGCCCGTACCCAGCTCACCGAGGCCCCGGTCCCCGCCCATGCCCCGGCCGCGATCCCCGCACCGGACGGCTCGGTCGACCTCTACTACCGGGCGGCAGCCGCGGCCGCCCTCACCGCCCTGACCAGCGGGAACACCCCGGCGCCCCGCTTCGAGGGGTACGGTCCGGTGGCGGCGGCCGCCACGCCCCGGGGCCCGGTCCTGCTGGGCCGCACGGCGGAGGGCACCCTCCGCCTCCGTACCGCCGGGGCCACCGCCGTACGCTCTCAGGGACCGGTCGCCCTGGACGGGGCCGCGCTTCACCTCGGCGCGGACGGCGCACCGGCGGTCGTGGGGTTCGGGCCGGACGCGGCACCGTGGATCTGGCGACCGGGTACAGCCACCTAG
- a CDS encoding MerR family transcriptional regulator yields the protein MTDTAPTLVTGALAAHEAGVTPATIRKWVQLGHLSPAGRRGRAHTFRLEDVFAAERAARRKAPTAR from the coding sequence ATGACGGACACGGCACCGACCCTGGTGACGGGCGCCCTGGCCGCCCACGAGGCGGGCGTGACCCCGGCGACGATCCGCAAGTGGGTCCAGCTGGGCCACCTCAGCCCGGCGGGCCGGCGGGGCCGGGCGCACACGTTCCGGCTGGAGGACGTCTTCGCCGCGGAACGGGCGGCGCGGCGCAAGGCGCCGACGGCGCGCTGA
- a CDS encoding helix-turn-helix domain-containing protein, translating into MTTGELDSFATWIEELIRRRGFDIDSPRGGGKSRLADEAGVHRAAITRLLQRQSMPDLETTRRLAQVLQVPVRDMLIRSGRLTEEDLPLPSAPAGAPAAGGRPLTLEEAAVALGVPADQREMFVRVAGQFLPDPAVTAAERRAPLASE; encoded by the coding sequence ATGACCACGGGCGAACTCGACAGCTTCGCGACCTGGATCGAAGAACTGATCCGTCGGCGCGGCTTCGACATCGACAGTCCACGCGGCGGCGGCAAATCCCGTCTCGCCGACGAGGCCGGGGTCCACCGGGCCGCCATCACCCGCCTCCTCCAGCGCCAGAGCATGCCGGACCTGGAGACCACCAGACGTCTCGCGCAGGTGCTCCAGGTCCCGGTGCGCGACATGCTCATCCGCTCCGGCCGGCTCACGGAGGAGGACCTGCCGCTGCCCTCCGCGCCCGCGGGCGCACCGGCGGCGGGCGGGCGTCCGCTCACCCTCGAGGAGGCCGCCGTGGCGCTCGGCGTACCGGCGGACCAGCGCGAGATGTTCGTCCGGGTGGCGGGCCAGTTCCTTCCCGACCCGGCGGTCACCGCCGCCGAGCGCCGGGCCCCGCTCGCCTCCGAGTGA